Proteins found in one Mesorhizobium sp. CAU 1732 genomic segment:
- a CDS encoding PLP-dependent aminotransferase family protein, protein MTTWIPDLTSGSGPLYVRLADSIERDIFSGAIPAGNRLPPQRDLAYDLGVTVGTVGRAYGLVRERGLVSGEVGRGTYVLDRSTPMPQSVQEPLSGAMDGTRFYEAPAGKLRFDSTAAPEVGQSMAIGTILADIHRDHFDDVASYTRQFPDRWFEAGAQWLSRNQTMPAPDCIVPTLGVHAGVMAVISAVTAPGDSIAFERVTYSQLARSAGLIGRRTTLIASDDNGVIPEDFERVCAQRHPKIAFLMPTAQNPTLATMPEARRREIADIARRHNVWLVEDDLYGALTDDPTPLLADFAPERTFLVGGLSKSVAAGVRGGWVMCPPHFNDRIRVAHKMVTGGMPFILAELCSRLVLSGEAAAIRTRSIAEINARLAIARDRLDGFEFSWRPNVPFIWLLLPDPWLSGTFKNAAYQRGVLIDDEDEFKAGRTEQVFHRVRLGVSAPRNRDDVVQGLSVIRSLLDEGRAGYDTFG, encoded by the coding sequence ATGACAACTTGGATTCCAGACCTCACCAGCGGGAGCGGGCCGCTCTATGTTCGCCTTGCGGACAGCATCGAGCGTGACATTTTTTCAGGCGCGATCCCTGCCGGTAACAGACTGCCGCCCCAGCGCGACCTCGCCTACGATCTCGGCGTGACGGTCGGCACTGTCGGACGCGCCTATGGGCTTGTCCGTGAGCGCGGGCTGGTCAGTGGTGAAGTGGGGCGTGGAACCTACGTTCTCGATCGTTCGACGCCGATGCCGCAATCCGTGCAGGAACCGTTGTCGGGCGCGATGGACGGCACGCGATTCTACGAGGCCCCCGCCGGCAAGCTGCGCTTCGACAGCACGGCCGCGCCCGAGGTGGGCCAGAGCATGGCAATCGGCACAATCCTGGCGGACATCCACCGCGATCATTTTGACGATGTGGCAAGCTATACGCGCCAGTTTCCCGATCGCTGGTTCGAGGCGGGTGCGCAATGGCTGTCGCGCAACCAGACGATGCCCGCCCCCGATTGCATCGTGCCGACGCTCGGCGTCCATGCCGGCGTCATGGCCGTCATCTCCGCGGTCACCGCGCCCGGCGACAGCATCGCGTTCGAGCGCGTCACCTATTCGCAGCTTGCCCGCAGCGCGGGGCTGATCGGGCGGCGCACGACGCTGATCGCATCGGACGACAATGGCGTGATCCCCGAGGATTTCGAGCGCGTCTGCGCGCAACGCCATCCCAAGATCGCATTCCTGATGCCCACGGCGCAGAACCCGACGCTGGCGACGATGCCCGAAGCGCGGCGGAGAGAAATCGCGGATATCGCGCGCCGGCACAATGTCTGGCTCGTGGAAGACGACCTGTACGGCGCGCTCACCGACGATCCGACACCGCTTCTTGCCGACTTCGCGCCGGAGCGCACGTTCCTCGTGGGCGGGCTGTCGAAATCGGTCGCGGCCGGCGTGCGCGGTGGCTGGGTGATGTGCCCTCCCCACTTCAACGACCGCATCCGCGTCGCGCACAAGATGGTGACCGGCGGCATGCCGTTCATCCTTGCAGAACTCTGCTCCCGTCTCGTCCTGTCGGGCGAGGCTGCAGCCATCCGCACGCGCTCTATCGCCGAGATCAATGCGCGCCTGGCGATCGCGCGCGACAGGCTGGACGGTTTTGAGTTTTCCTGGCGGCCCAACGTGCCGTTCATCTGGCTCCTGCTTCCCGACCCTTGGCTGTCCGGCACATTCAAGAACGCGGCCTACCAGCGCGGCGTCCTCATCGACGACGAGGACGAATTCAAGGCGGGCCGCACCGAGCAGGTATTCCACCGCGTCCGGCTCGGCGTCTCGGCACCGCGCAACCGGGATGATGTCGTGCAAGGGCTGTCGGTCATCCGCAGCCTGCTCGACGAGGGCCGCGCCGGCTACGACACGTTCGGCTGA
- a CDS encoding DUF1476 domain-containing protein, whose product MDMKDRKDAFENKFAHDEELKFKAMARRNKMLGLWAAEKLGKSGDEAEAYAREVVASDFEEAGDHDVFRKVRKDFDAAGVDQSDHQIRRHMDEMLHTAVEQIQSS is encoded by the coding sequence ATGGACATGAAGGACCGCAAGGACGCCTTCGAGAACAAGTTCGCTCATGATGAGGAACTGAAGTTCAAGGCGATGGCCCGCCGCAACAAGATGCTTGGCCTGTGGGCGGCGGAAAAGCTCGGCAAATCCGGCGATGAAGCCGAAGCCTACGCCCGGGAAGTCGTGGCGTCCGATTTCGAGGAAGCCGGCGACCATGACGTCTTCCGCAAGGTGCGCAAGGATTTCGATGCGGCCGGCGTTGATCAGTCGGACCATCAGATCCGTCGCCACATGGACGAAATGCTGCATACGGCCGTCGAGCAGATTCAATCATCCTGA
- a CDS encoding alpha/beta hydrolase, which translates to MKVKDADILIIPGYTNSGPDHWQTRWQAKLSTARRVEQAEWSKPVRDDWVANVAAAIDAAERPVVLIAHSLGIPAAIHALEKTKKQVAGGFFVAPPDVANPDIRPRHLMTFGPYPREPLTFPSITIASRNDPFCDFDVAEDIAAAWGSLFIDAGEAGHLNAESGHGPWPEGSMTFAHFMTKL; encoded by the coding sequence ATGAAGGTCAAGGACGCAGATATTCTCATCATTCCCGGCTACACCAATTCGGGGCCGGATCATTGGCAGACGCGCTGGCAAGCCAAGCTGTCGACGGCGCGGCGCGTCGAGCAGGCCGAATGGTCGAAGCCGGTGCGCGACGATTGGGTGGCGAACGTCGCCGCAGCGATCGATGCGGCGGAACGCCCGGTCGTGCTGATCGCCCACTCGCTTGGCATTCCTGCCGCCATCCATGCGCTGGAAAAGACGAAGAAGCAGGTTGCAGGCGGGTTTTTCGTCGCACCGCCGGACGTTGCCAATCCCGACATCAGGCCGCGCCATCTCATGACGTTCGGCCCCTACCCGCGCGAACCGCTGACGTTCCCGTCCATCACGATCGCGAGCCGCAACGACCCGTTCTGCGACTTCGACGTCGCCGAAGACATCGCAGCCGCCTGGGGTTCGCTGTTCATAGACGCCGGAGAAGCCGGGCATCTGAACGCGGAATCGGGCCACGGCCCTTGGCCCGAGGGTTCGATGACGTTCGCCCACTTCATGACGAAGCTCTGA
- the purQ gene encoding phosphoribosylformylglycinamidine synthase subunit PurQ — protein sequence MKSAVVLLPGLNRDRDMIAALTKISGHAPQTVWQTDTEIPDVDLIVIPGGFSYGDYLRCGAIAARMPVMRAVADKAAQGVMVMGVCNGFQILLEAGLLPGALMRNASLKFVCREVKLEVTNTNTAFTRAYAPGQVIRSPVAHHDGNFFADAEALARIEGEGQVVFRYAEGTNPNGSMNDIAGIVSESGNVLGLMPHPENLIEAAHGGSDGRALFEGVLGKAA from the coding sequence ATGAAATCAGCAGTCGTCCTCCTGCCCGGCCTCAACCGCGACCGCGACATGATCGCGGCGCTGACGAAGATTTCGGGCCACGCGCCGCAGACCGTCTGGCAGACCGATACCGAGATACCCGACGTCGACCTGATCGTCATTCCCGGCGGCTTTTCGTATGGCGACTACCTGCGGTGCGGTGCGATAGCCGCGCGCATGCCGGTGATGCGTGCGGTCGCGGACAAGGCGGCACAAGGTGTCATGGTCATGGGCGTGTGCAACGGCTTCCAGATCCTGCTCGAGGCCGGCCTGCTTCCGGGCGCACTGATGCGCAACGCCTCGCTCAAATTCGTCTGCCGCGAGGTTAAGCTCGAGGTCACCAACACGAACACGGCCTTCACTCGCGCCTACGCGCCCGGCCAGGTCATCCGGTCCCCCGTCGCGCATCATGACGGCAACTTCTTCGCCGACGCCGAGGCGCTTGCCCGCATCGAAGGCGAAGGCCAGGTGGTCTTCCGCTATGCCGAAGGCACCAATCCGAACGGATCGATGAACGACATCGCCGGCATCGTCAGCGAGAGCGGCAATGTGCTGGGCCTGATGCCACACCCCGAAAACCTCATCGAAGCGGCCCATGGCGGCTCCGACGGCCGTGCGCTGTTCGAAGGTGTGCTGGGGAAAGCCGCGTGA
- the purB gene encoding adenylosuccinate lyase, producing MIPRYSRPEMVSIWSQETKFRIWFEIEAHACDALAELGVIPKEAAKTIWEKGGTAVFDVDRIDEIERETKHDVIAFLTHLAEFVGPDSRFIHQGMTSSDVLDTTLNIQLVRAADLLLADMDRVLAALKTRAFEHKDTVRIGRSHGIHAEPTTMGLTFARFYAEMARGRARLVAARAEIATGAISGAVGTFANIDPSVEEHVCKKLGLTPEPISTQVIPRDRHAMFFATLGVIASSMENIAIEIRHMQRTEVLEAEEFFSPGQKGSSAMPHKRNPVLTENLTGLARLVRMSVTPALENVALWHERDISHSSVERAIGPDTTITLDFALNRLAGVIEKLVIYPDTMLANMNKFRGLIHSQRVLLALTQAGVSREDSYRLVQRNAMKVWEKGADFLEELLADEVVRKALSEQDIREKFDLGYHTKHVDTIFRRVFGST from the coding sequence ATGATCCCGCGCTATTCGCGACCCGAAATGGTTTCCATATGGTCGCAGGAGACCAAGTTCCGGATCTGGTTCGAAATCGAAGCGCATGCCTGCGACGCGCTGGCCGAACTCGGCGTCATCCCCAAGGAAGCGGCGAAGACGATCTGGGAAAAGGGCGGCACTGCTGTCTTCGACGTCGACCGCATCGACGAGATCGAGCGCGAGACCAAGCATGACGTCATCGCCTTCCTGACGCATCTGGCCGAGTTCGTCGGGCCGGATTCACGCTTCATCCATCAGGGCATGACGTCGTCGGACGTGCTCGACACGACGCTCAACATCCAGCTCGTGCGCGCCGCCGACCTTCTGCTGGCCGACATGGACCGCGTGCTGGCCGCGCTCAAGACACGCGCCTTCGAGCATAAGGACACGGTCCGCATCGGCCGCAGCCACGGCATCCACGCCGAGCCGACGACGATGGGCCTCACCTTCGCACGCTTCTATGCCGAGATGGCGCGGGGGCGCGCCCGGCTCGTGGCAGCGCGCGCAGAAATCGCGACGGGGGCGATTTCCGGTGCCGTCGGCACCTTCGCCAACATCGACCCATCGGTCGAGGAGCATGTCTGCAAGAAGCTCGGCCTGACGCCCGAGCCGATCTCCACGCAGGTGATCCCGCGCGACCGGCATGCCATGTTCTTCGCCACGCTGGGCGTCATCGCCTCGTCGATGGAGAACATCGCCATCGAAATCCGCCACATGCAGCGCACCGAGGTTCTGGAGGCGGAAGAGTTCTTCTCGCCCGGCCAGAAGGGTTCGTCGGCCATGCCGCACAAGCGCAATCCGGTGTTGACCGAAAACCTCACCGGCCTCGCTCGCCTCGTACGCATGTCGGTGACACCGGCTCTGGAGAACGTCGCGCTTTGGCATGAACGCGACATCAGCCACTCGTCCGTCGAGCGCGCCATCGGCCCGGATACGACCATCACCCTCGATTTCGCGCTTAACCGTCTGGCAGGCGTGATCGAGAAGCTGGTGATCTATCCCGACACCATGCTTGCCAACATGAACAAATTCCGCGGGCTCATCCATTCGCAGCGCGTACTGCTGGCGCTGACGCAGGCCGGCGTCAGCCGCGAGGATTCCTACCGCCTCGTGCAGCGCAACGCCATGAAGGTCTGGGAAAAGGGAGCCGACTTCCTCGAGGAATTGCTGGCGGACGAGGTTGTGCGCAAGGCGCTGTCCGAACAGGACATCCGGGAGAAATTCGACCTCGGCTACCACACGAAGCATGTCGACACGATTTTCAGGCGGGTATTCGGCAGCACTTAA
- a CDS encoding DUF1127 domain-containing protein — MSTIDTIKEVQSRQPVLRRLARWMFSLMGRYDLAAERYRSRAALRELNDSQLKDIGLTRREAVREGTRAFWD, encoded by the coding sequence ATGAGTACAATTGATACAATAAAGGAGGTGCAGTCGCGGCAGCCAGTCCTTCGGCGCCTGGCGCGCTGGATGTTCTCGCTGATGGGGCGTTATGATCTGGCGGCGGAGCGTTATCGCAGCCGCGCTGCGCTGAGAGAGTTGAACGACAGCCAGTTGAAGGATATCGGGCTGACGCGCCGCGAAGCCGTTCGCGAAGGCACGCGTGCATTCTGGGACTAG
- the purC gene encoding phosphoribosylaminoimidazolesuccinocarboxamide synthase, whose product MNRRRRIYEGKAKILYEGPEPGTLIQFFKDDATAFNKKKHEVVDGKGVLNNRISEHIFTHLNRIGIPTHFIRRLNMREQLIKEVEIIPLEIVVRNIAAGSLAKRLGIEEGTVLPRSIIEFYYKADALDDPMVSEEHVTAFGWASPQEIDDIMALAIRVNDFLTGLFLGVGIQLVDFKIECGRLFEGDMMRIVVADEISPDSCRLWDIATNDKLDKDRFRRDMGGLVEAYQEVARRLGIMNENEPPRPSGPVLVSSKPGKDSVH is encoded by the coding sequence ATGAACCGTCGCCGCCGCATCTACGAAGGCAAGGCCAAGATCCTTTACGAGGGACCCGAGCCTGGCACCCTCATCCAGTTCTTCAAGGACGACGCCACGGCGTTCAACAAGAAGAAGCATGAAGTCGTCGACGGAAAGGGCGTGCTCAACAACCGCATTTCCGAGCACATCTTCACGCATTTGAACCGCATCGGCATCCCGACCCACTTCATCCGCCGCCTCAACATGCGCGAGCAGTTGATCAAGGAAGTCGAGATCATCCCGCTCGAGATCGTCGTGCGCAACATCGCGGCCGGCTCGCTGGCAAAGCGCCTCGGCATCGAGGAAGGCACGGTGCTGCCGCGCTCGATCATCGAATTCTACTACAAGGCCGACGCGCTTGATGACCCGATGGTCTCGGAAGAGCACGTCACGGCCTTCGGCTGGGCGAGCCCGCAGGAAATCGACGACATCATGGCGCTCGCCATCCGCGTCAACGACTTCCTGACCGGCCTCTTCCTCGGCGTCGGCATTCAGCTCGTCGATTTCAAGATCGAGTGCGGCCGCCTGTTCGAGGGTGACATGATGCGCATCGTCGTCGCCGACGAGATTTCGCCCGATTCCTGCCGTCTGTGGGATATCGCCACGAACGACAAGCTCGACAAGGACCGGTTCCGCCGCGACATGGGCGGCCTCGTCGAGGCCTATCAGGAAGTCGCGCGCCGTCTCGGCATCATGAACGAGAACGAGCCCCCTCGCCCGAGCGGCCCCGTCCTCGTCTCCTCCAAGCCCGGCAAGGACAGCGTCCACTAG
- the purS gene encoding phosphoribosylformylglycinamidine synthase subunit PurS yields the protein MIKARVTVTLKNGVLDPQGKAIEGALGALGFDGVGAVRQGKVFDIEIDGTDANGAEASLKDMCEKLLANTVIENYSVSIT from the coding sequence GTGATCAAGGCACGCGTCACCGTCACTCTCAAGAACGGCGTTCTCGACCCTCAGGGTAAAGCGATCGAAGGCGCGCTTGGCGCGCTGGGTTTCGACGGCGTCGGCGCGGTCCGACAGGGCAAGGTCTTCGATATCGAGATCGACGGCACCGACGCGAACGGCGCAGAGGCCTCGCTCAAGGACATGTGCGAAAAGCTCCTCGCCAACACGGTGATCGAGAATTACAGTGTCAGCATAACCTGA
- the purL gene encoding phosphoribosylformylglycinamidine synthase subunit PurL, with translation MIRNDIPITDDLVASHGLKPDEYQRILDLIGREPSFTELGIFSAMWNEHCSYKSSKKWLKTLPTKGPRVIQGPGENAGVVDIGDGQTVIFKMESHNHPSYIEPYQGAATGVGGILRDVFTMGARPIAAMNALRFGEPDHTKTKHLVSGVVAGVGGYGNSFGVPTVGGEVQFDERYNGNILVNAFAAGLADADKIFLSEAKGVGLPVVYLGAKTGRDGVGGATMASAEFDDSIEEKRPTVQVGDPFTEKCLLEACLELMASGAVIAIQDMGAAGLTCSAVEMGAKGDLGIRLELDKVPVREEQMSAYEMMLSESQERMLMVLRPEKEEEAQAIFHKWGLDFAIVGETTDDLRFRVIHQGEEVANLPIKELGDEAPEYDRPWVAPKVPEPLAREDVADMDIADALLKLVGSPNLSSRRWVWEQYDTLIQGNSLQLPGGDAGVTRVEGHATKALAFSSDVNPRYCEADPFEGGKQAVAECWRNITATGALPLAATDNLNFGNPERPEIMGQLVHAIKGIGEACRALDFPIVSGNVSLYNETNGRGILPTPTIAGVGLIDDWSKTARVAFAAEDHEIVVIGAPDSLGSHLGQSAYLRELFGRNDGPPPPVDLAHEKRVGDHVRKLIRDGIATAVHDCSDGGLGVALAEMAMASGIGAIVETGEAQDELAAFYGEDQGRYVVTMTKAAFETYSANPEVSAVSIGTTGGTSLKLGNARAISVEQLKRTHEGWFPAFMDN, from the coding sequence ATGATCCGCAACGACATTCCGATCACCGACGACCTCGTCGCATCGCATGGCCTCAAGCCCGATGAATATCAACGCATTCTCGATCTGATCGGGCGTGAGCCGAGCTTCACCGAGCTCGGCATCTTCTCGGCGATGTGGAACGAGCACTGCTCATACAAATCGTCCAAGAAGTGGCTGAAGACCCTGCCGACCAAGGGTCCGCGCGTCATCCAGGGGCCGGGCGAGAATGCCGGTGTTGTCGACATCGGAGACGGCCAGACGGTCATCTTCAAGATGGAGAGCCACAACCACCCGTCCTATATCGAGCCCTATCAGGGCGCAGCGACGGGTGTCGGCGGCATCCTGCGCGACGTGTTCACCATGGGCGCGCGGCCGATCGCGGCCATGAACGCCCTGCGCTTCGGCGAGCCGGATCATACCAAGACGAAGCATCTCGTCTCGGGCGTTGTCGCGGGCGTCGGCGGTTACGGCAATTCCTTCGGCGTGCCGACGGTCGGCGGCGAAGTGCAGTTCGACGAACGCTACAACGGCAACATCCTCGTCAATGCGTTCGCGGCCGGCCTTGCGGATGCCGACAAGATCTTCCTGTCGGAGGCCAAGGGCGTCGGTCTGCCGGTCGTTTATCTCGGCGCGAAGACCGGGCGCGACGGCGTCGGCGGCGCGACGATGGCATCGGCCGAATTCGACGATTCGATCGAGGAGAAACGCCCGACCGTTCAGGTCGGCGATCCCTTCACCGAAAAGTGCCTGCTGGAAGCTTGCCTCGAATTGATGGCATCCGGCGCCGTCATCGCCATCCAGGACATGGGTGCTGCCGGCCTCACCTGTTCCGCCGTCGAGATGGGCGCGAAGGGCGATCTCGGCATCCGCCTCGAACTCGACAAGGTGCCGGTGCGCGAAGAGCAGATGTCGGCCTACGAGATGATGCTGTCGGAGAGCCAGGAGCGCATGCTCATGGTGCTGCGTCCGGAAAAGGAAGAAGAAGCCCAGGCGATCTTCCACAAATGGGGGCTCGACTTCGCCATCGTCGGCGAGACAACCGACGACCTGCGGTTCCGTGTCATCCACCAGGGCGAGGAAGTCGCAAACCTTCCCATCAAGGAACTTGGCGACGAAGCGCCTGAATATGATCGCCCATGGGTCGCGCCGAAAGTGCCGGAGCCACTCGCTCGCGAGGACGTGGCCGACATGGACATTGCCGATGCGCTCCTGAAGCTCGTCGGCTCTCCCAACCTGTCGTCGCGGCGCTGGGTGTGGGAGCAGTACGACACGCTCATCCAGGGCAACTCGTTGCAGCTTCCCGGCGGCGATGCCGGCGTCACGCGCGTCGAGGGGCATGCCACCAAGGCGCTCGCCTTCTCGTCGGACGTCAATCCGCGCTATTGCGAGGCCGATCCCTTCGAGGGCGGCAAGCAGGCGGTCGCCGAATGCTGGCGCAACATCACCGCGACCGGTGCGCTGCCGCTCGCGGCGACAGACAACCTGAATTTCGGCAATCCCGAGCGGCCCGAAATCATGGGACAGCTCGTCCATGCCATCAAAGGCATCGGCGAAGCCTGCCGCGCGCTCGACTTCCCGATCGTGTCCGGCAATGTCTCGCTCTACAACGAAACCAATGGCCGGGGCATCCTGCCGACGCCCACGATCGCCGGCGTCGGCCTGATCGACGATTGGTCGAAAACCGCGCGTGTCGCGTTCGCCGCCGAAGATCATGAGATCGTCGTGATCGGCGCTCCTGATTCCCTCGGCAGCCATCTTGGCCAATCCGCCTATCTGCGTGAGCTCTTCGGCCGCAATGACGGTCCGCCGCCGCCGGTCGATCTCGCGCACGAAAAGCGCGTTGGCGATCATGTCCGCAAGCTCATCCGCGATGGTATCGCCACTGCCGTGCACGACTGTTCCGACGGCGGACTGGGCGTGGCGCTGGCGGAAATGGCGATGGCGTCCGGCATCGGCGCGATCGTCGAGACGGGCGAAGCGCAGGACGAACTGGCCGCCTTCTACGGCGAGGATCAGGGCCGCTACGTTGTCACCATGACCAAAGCCGCCTTCGAAACCTACAGCGCAAACCCGGAAGTCTCGGCCGTGTCCATCGGCACGACGGGTGGCACGTCCTTGAAGCTCGGCAATGCGCGTGCGATATCTGTCGAGCAGCTCAAGCGGACGCATGAAGGCTGGTTTCCGGCCTTCATGGACAACTGA
- a CDS encoding VOC family protein: protein MSTIPFAATTPVSIGRVGLKARDGAGLADFYKSVLGLTELRRTGSIVGLGVGDREILEIEESAALREDDPRSAGLFHTAFLLPERVDLARWTQHAIDNRVAIDGASDHLVSEAIYLTDPEGNGIEIYVDRPKDRWEFDGSSVRMATDPLNFENLMGEITAETQRWSQAPENSVIGHVHLRVGDAAAAEQWWKETQGFDTMAHYGGAAVFLSSGGYHHHIGANSWQSRGAGPRSGDRTGLAFVELLSRNASAEATSRDPWSNEIRVVPVA, encoded by the coding sequence ATGAGCACCATTCCATTTGCCGCGACTACGCCGGTCTCGATCGGTCGCGTGGGGCTGAAGGCACGCGACGGCGCAGGGCTCGCGGATTTCTACAAGTCCGTACTCGGTCTGACCGAGTTGCGCCGCACGGGCAGCATCGTCGGGCTTGGGGTCGGGGACCGTGAAATCCTCGAGATCGAGGAATCCGCCGCCTTGCGGGAGGACGATCCGCGCAGCGCCGGGCTCTTCCACACAGCGTTTCTTTTGCCGGAGCGCGTCGATCTGGCGCGCTGGACGCAGCACGCGATCGACAATCGTGTCGCCATCGACGGTGCGTCGGACCATCTCGTGAGCGAGGCGATTTATCTAACCGACCCGGAAGGCAACGGCATCGAAATCTATGTCGACCGCCCGAAGGATAGGTGGGAATTCGACGGATCCTCGGTCCGGATGGCGACCGACCCGCTCAATTTCGAGAATCTGATGGGTGAGATCACCGCTGAAACGCAGCGCTGGTCGCAAGCGCCCGAGAATTCCGTCATCGGCCACGTTCATCTGCGCGTCGGCGATGCGGCAGCGGCCGAACAGTGGTGGAAGGAGACGCAGGGCTTCGACACGATGGCGCACTATGGCGGCGCGGCCGTATTCCTGTCCTCAGGCGGCTACCATCACCACATCGGAGCCAATTCCTGGCAGAGCAGGGGCGCCGGTCCACGGTCGGGCGACCGGACAGGACTGGCATTCGTCGAGCTTCTGTCGCGAAACGCCTCTGCGGAAGCAACGTCTCGGGACCCATGGAGCAACGAAATCCGCGTCGTTCCCGTAGCATGA
- a CDS encoding aldolase/citrate lyase family protein, which translates to MTLADRLNAGETLFTAWSGIPDAITVEAVANTAVDAVTLDMQHGGHHEDSVLRGLAPIVASGKPGIVRIPVGRFDMASKALDYGAQAVIAPMINTIEDARLFARSMKYPPVGERSWGASYAMARQKTADAMGWLGSANSKTLAFAMIETREALAILDDILAVDGIDGVLVGPSDFSIAWSGGKSVNPSMEDMMAAVGDIGQRTRAASKHAAIYVVDPALTGRFVEMGYRLLALGSEQRYMAIGAETLLKAARASIR; encoded by the coding sequence ATGACACTTGCAGACCGCCTGAACGCCGGCGAAACCCTCTTCACGGCCTGGTCGGGTATCCCGGATGCGATCACGGTCGAGGCGGTGGCGAACACGGCCGTCGATGCGGTGACGCTCGACATGCAGCATGGCGGGCATCACGAGGACAGCGTCCTGCGCGGCCTTGCGCCGATCGTGGCGTCCGGCAAGCCGGGAATCGTGCGCATTCCGGTCGGCCGCTTCGACATGGCGAGCAAGGCGCTGGATTACGGTGCGCAGGCCGTCATCGCGCCGATGATCAACACTATCGAGGATGCGCGCCTGTTCGCCAGATCGATGAAATATCCGCCGGTGGGCGAGCGCTCGTGGGGGGCGTCCTATGCCATGGCGCGCCAGAAGACGGCGGATGCCATGGGCTGGCTGGGAAGCGCGAATTCCAAGACGCTGGCCTTCGCGATGATCGAAACGCGCGAGGCGCTGGCTATTCTCGACGACATTCTTGCGGTGGACGGCATCGACGGCGTGCTGGTCGGCCCATCGGACTTCTCGATCGCCTGGAGCGGCGGCAAATCGGTCAACCCGTCGATGGAAGATATGATGGCAGCGGTTGGCGACATCGGCCAACGCACGCGCGCCGCCTCGAAACATGCCGCGATCTATGTGGTCGATCCGGCGCTGACTGGGCGCTTCGTGGAGATGGGCTACCGCCTGCTGGCGCTCGGCTCCGAGCAGCGCTACATGGCGATCGGTGCGGAGACCTTGTTGAAGGCCGCGCGGGCTTCGATCAGGTAA
- a CDS encoding Pr6Pr family membrane protein, whose translation MRSALPALGLLIGAFGLIAQVIVTVPAYMQLGHSLPAATLYYLSFFTILTNIAAVLVYAADLSGQPAFFLRDSVRNGVAMTIAVVGVVYYVVLAALWQPEGLHYLADFALHYVAPIFYVIWWLSVGRNGSARWSNLPGWLAFPFFYLFYALFRGATNGEYLYPFLDLSVKSMPSVAVSVGVVVCLFACVGALVIIVDGLLAIPSRKP comes from the coding sequence ATGCGCAGCGCGCTCCCGGCTCTCGGTTTGCTGATTGGCGCGTTCGGGTTGATTGCACAGGTGATCGTCACCGTGCCCGCCTACATGCAACTCGGCCACTCGCTGCCGGCTGCCACCCTCTATTATCTCAGCTTCTTCACGATTCTGACGAACATTGCCGCCGTACTGGTCTACGCGGCGGATCTGAGCGGACAGCCAGCCTTTTTCCTGCGGGACAGCGTTCGCAATGGCGTTGCGATGACGATCGCAGTCGTCGGCGTCGTCTATTACGTCGTGTTGGCCGCGCTCTGGCAGCCTGAGGGGCTGCATTATCTCGCGGATTTCGCGCTGCACTACGTGGCGCCGATCTTCTACGTCATCTGGTGGCTGAGCGTCGGCCGAAACGGCAGCGCACGATGGTCGAACCTGCCCGGCTGGCTCGCTTTCCCGTTCTTCTATCTCTTTTACGCGCTCTTCCGCGGGGCGACGAACGGCGAATATCTATACCCGTTCCTCGATCTTTCGGTGAAAAGCATGCCATCCGTGGCGGTATCCGTCGGGGTCGTCGTCTGTCTCTTCGCTTGTGTCGGAGCGCTGGTCATCATCGTCGACGGTTTACTGGCGATCCCAAGTCGAAAACCCTAG